The Candidatus Nitrosocosmicus franklandus genome contains a region encoding:
- a CDS encoding GNAT family N-acetyltransferase, which produces MTNVEHNLRLRPGTIDDANQVGKIIYEAFSGIADKHGFPREFPSIDIGINVATLFLSNSGFYSIVAEDTGRSGNKIVGSNFLDERSALVAGVGPITIDPHSQNKGEGRQLMVNVMERARSKNYPAIRLLQASYHNRSLALYASLGFEVREPISTMQGKPIQAVIPGRTVRVANESDLESCNAVCRAVHGHDRNGELKDSIKQGIAKVVIHDDKITGYTSGLTYFNHTVGFTNDDIKALIASETTTDSYGGPGILIPTRNAELFRWCLENDLRLVHQLTLMTVGVYNEPAGSYMPSILY; this is translated from the coding sequence TTGACTAATGTAGAACATAACTTAAGATTAAGACCGGGTACCATAGATGATGCTAATCAGGTTGGAAAAATAATTTATGAAGCTTTTTCAGGAATTGCAGATAAACATGGCTTCCCTCGCGAGTTTCCCTCTATCGATATTGGGATAAATGTAGCTACCTTATTTCTCTCCAATTCTGGATTCTACTCAATTGTTGCCGAAGATACAGGTAGATCAGGTAACAAGATTGTAGGAAGCAATTTTTTGGATGAACGGTCAGCTTTGGTAGCAGGGGTTGGACCAATAACAATTGATCCACACTCTCAGAACAAAGGTGAAGGTCGCCAGTTAATGGTTAATGTTATGGAAAGAGCTAGAAGTAAAAACTATCCTGCAATACGTTTGCTTCAAGCATCTTATCATAACAGATCACTAGCATTGTATGCTAGTTTGGGGTTTGAAGTTAGAGAACCCATCTCTACTATGCAGGGGAAACCAATTCAAGCAGTTATTCCTGGAAGAACAGTTAGGGTAGCAAATGAGTCGGATTTAGAATCATGTAATGCAGTATGCAGAGCAGTACATGGTCATGATAGAAATGGTGAATTAAAAGATAGTATAAAACAAGGTATTGCCAAAGTGGTTATACATGACGATAAAATTACTGGTTATACAAGTGGATTGACATATTTTAACCACACTGTAGGTTTTACTAATGATGATATCAAAGCTCTTATTGCTTCAGAAACCACAACTGATTCTTATGGGGGACCAGGCATCCTTATTCCAACAAGAAATGCAGAGTTATTCCGATGGTGTCTTGAAAACGATCTAAGATTAGTTCATCAACTCACTCTCATGACTGTTGGGGTGTATAACGAACCCGCTGGGTCATATATGCCCTCCATTCTATACTAA
- a CDS encoding sporulation protein Cse60, producing the protein MTRVKTYDNQQLSGLEKSINEFLKKEEVKKLIDIKFTSFSRNDVDKYAALIIFEEDMTSGKEDPQIYE; encoded by the coding sequence ATGACCAGAGTTAAGACATATGATAATCAACAATTATCTGGCCTTGAAAAAAGTATTAATGAATTTCTTAAGAAAGAAGAAGTAAAAAAGCTAATAGATATCAAGTTTACGAGTTTCAGTAGAAACGACGTTGACAAATATGCAGCGTTAATTATCTTTGAAGAGGATATGACTTCTGGAAAAGAGGATCCTCAAATTTATGAATAG